The following are encoded in a window of Chryseobacterium sp. genomic DNA:
- a CDS encoding tryptophan-rich sensory protein, producing MKRTLQIANGVALVATIIFNYLSNTGIFDGKTIGDVSDQYHTSITPAGYAFSIWGLIYLLLFVFVIYTGRGLFRTDIDDADEIVERIGWWFVVSCFANCAWIVVWLNGWSGLSVLLLVIAMISLTKILLETKQFADTAGKKWMVNVPFQIYAGWMSVALIVATAAWLGKIGWDGWGISGEIWTVILITTATVIHLLMTWRRDSPIFALVGTWAFVAIAQANIDNSSTIYIFALICAVVLFGSSLINIIRRKSV from the coding sequence ATGAAAAGAACATTACAGATTGCCAACGGCGTGGCTTTAGTGGCCACCATCATCTTCAACTACCTGAGTAACACCGGAATCTTCGACGGTAAAACCATAGGCGATGTTTCGGACCAGTACCACACCTCCATTACGCCGGCGGGCTACGCTTTCTCTATCTGGGGCCTCATTTATCTCCTTCTATTTGTTTTCGTGATCTATACAGGACGCGGCTTATTCCGGACTGATATAGATGATGCCGATGAAATCGTAGAGCGAATTGGATGGTGGTTTGTAGTTTCGTGCTTCGCCAATTGTGCCTGGATCGTGGTCTGGCTGAACGGCTGGAGTGGGCTGTCTGTTTTGCTGTTGGTAATTGCCATGATTTCGCTGACCAAAATTCTGCTTGAAACCAAACAATTTGCAGATACAGCAGGTAAAAAATGGATGGTGAACGTACCTTTCCAAATTTATGCGGGCTGGATGAGCGTTGCGCTGATAGTTGCCACGGCCGCCTGGCTGGGCAAGATCGGTTGGGATGGTTGGGGAATTTCAGGTGAAATATGGACAGTTATCCTGATTACAACTGCAACTGTGATCCATTTACTGATGACCTGGCGCCGGGACTCACCAATATTTGCACTGGTGGGAACTTGGGCGTTTGTTGCAATAGCGCAGGCTAATATTGACAATTCTTCAACGATATACATTTTTGCCCTGATCTGTGCTGTGGTTCTGTTCGGCAGCAGCCTTATCAATATCATCCGAAGAAAATCTGTTTAA
- a CDS encoding MBL fold metallo-hydrolase, with protein sequence MISILVITAALVAAAFIIINQPKFGKAPTGARLERIQQSPHYKNGRFDNLNKTPQLAEDTSMPEVMFRFLFGKKDQLKPAQAFRMTKTELKSLKPDENVFIWMGHSSYYMQIDGLKILVDPVLSGNASPFTFTTKAFEGSDLYTADDIPTLDLLIITHDHWDHLDYKTVKELQHKTRRVVTGLGTGEHLEYWGYSPDLITELDWFENSDLGNGFRIYCEPARHFSGRGLKRDQAIWASFVLESPTQRIYIGGDSGYDDHYKKIGEKYGSFDLAILENGQYNRDWRYIHFLPGENIKAMKELNAERMIPVHNSKFALAVHSWNEPLKKITELNTENLRIITPAIGQKVPWLDDSKIYKKWWEDYDTHLE encoded by the coding sequence ATGATAAGTATATTGGTAATAACCGCCGCTTTGGTAGCAGCAGCCTTCATCATTATTAATCAGCCGAAATTTGGAAAAGCACCTACCGGAGCACGTCTGGAGCGTATACAGCAGTCACCGCATTATAAAAACGGCAGATTCGATAATCTGAACAAAACCCCGCAGCTGGCTGAAGACACTTCTATGCCGGAGGTCATGTTCCGCTTCCTTTTCGGAAAAAAAGACCAATTGAAACCTGCCCAGGCTTTTCGAATGACCAAAACCGAACTGAAATCACTAAAGCCCGATGAAAACGTGTTTATCTGGATGGGACACTCGTCCTATTATATGCAGATTGACGGCCTGAAAATCCTGGTAGACCCGGTGCTGAGCGGCAACGCTTCACCATTCACTTTTACGACCAAAGCTTTTGAAGGAAGTGACCTGTACACTGCAGATGATATTCCAACATTGGATCTTCTCATCATAACGCATGATCACTGGGACCACCTGGACTATAAAACAGTTAAGGAACTGCAGCACAAAACGCGGAGAGTCGTTACCGGACTGGGTACGGGCGAACATCTGGAATATTGGGGCTACAGTCCGGACCTCATAACGGAACTGGACTGGTTTGAGAATTCTGATCTGGGCAATGGTTTCAGAATATATTGTGAGCCGGCTCGCCATTTTTCAGGCCGGGGACTCAAGCGCGACCAGGCCATCTGGGCAAGCTTTGTACTGGAATCGCCCACGCAGAGAATCTATATTGGCGGCGACAGTGGTTACGATGATCATTACAAAAAAATCGGCGAAAAGTACGGCAGTTTTGACCTCGCCATTCTTGAGAACGGACAGTACAACAGGGACTGGCGGTATATCCATTTCCTTCCCGGCGAAAATATTAAGGCGATGAAGGAACTTAACGCCGAGAGAATGATTCCGGTTCACAATTCAAAATTCGCACTTGCTGTACATTCCTGGAACGAACCCCTGAAAAAGATAACAGAACTTAACACTGAAAATCTCAGGATAATCACCCCTGCAATCGGACAGAAAGTCCCCTGGCTGGACGACTCCAAAATCTATAAAAAGTGGTGGGAAGACTATGACACTCATTTGGAATGA
- a CDS encoding ligase-associated DNA damage response DEXH box helicase, which produces MTEKFKSSNGYQIIKRWMESRDMEPFTFQAETWYRYSLKYSGMVVAPTGFGKTFSVFLAVVIDFMNHPEKYNSGMKLLWITPLRALAKDIAKAMSEALEDIGLDWEVDVRNGDTPKDVRARQTKKMPDVLIITPESLHLLLAQKNHPNFFKNLNCVVIDEWHELLSSKRGVMTELALSRITAYSPKLRIWGITATIGNLDQAMEVLIPYNLKKTRVVAREKKKIEIHSVFPDDVEVLPWAGHLGTKLVDKIIPIIMASKTTLIFTNTRSQAEMWYQVLLSANPEFAGQLAIHHSSVDRDIRIWIEENLSSGYLKAAISTSSLDLGVDFKPVDTVIQIGSSKGIARFLQRAGRSGHSPFETSKIYFVPTHSLELIEVAALKEAVKQKQVEPREPLVLCYDVLIQYVMTLAVGTGFEEEETYRQISQTHAFREFSPADWSWLLSFITVGGKLKNYEEYHKVVIQDGLYKVTSRRIAMLHRINIGAIVSDSMMKVKFFGGGYIGMIEEYFISKLNKNDKFVLAGRVLEVSHIKEMTVYVKNSSGKAIVPSYLGGRLPLSSNLSGFLREKLSESLNAKSSEKELTFLHPLLVSQQENSHIPNEHEFLVEKIKTREGFHLFMYPFEGRLMHEIISALVAYRISKISPISFSMAMNDYGFELFSKLEIPVDEDNVNDILSKENLIQDVLSSVNSTEMARRKFRDIAVISGMVVRNYPGQQKNNKNLQASAGLIFNVLEDHDPQNLLLKQAYAEVFFQQIDEARLATAFNRIHDSQIILKESNTFTPLSFPIKVDSLRQSLSSEDLSARILRLKAEAMKKRMRK; this is translated from the coding sequence TGGATGGAATCCCGGGATATGGAACCGTTTACCTTTCAGGCAGAAACCTGGTACAGGTACTCGCTTAAATATTCCGGTATGGTGGTCGCGCCTACAGGCTTTGGAAAAACCTTTTCTGTATTCCTGGCTGTGGTCATTGACTTCATGAACCATCCGGAAAAATACAATTCCGGGATGAAACTGCTCTGGATCACACCCCTGCGCGCACTGGCGAAAGATATTGCTAAAGCAATGAGTGAAGCGCTGGAGGACATAGGTCTGGATTGGGAAGTGGATGTGCGCAATGGCGATACGCCCAAAGATGTCCGTGCCCGCCAGACAAAGAAGATGCCTGACGTACTGATAATCACGCCGGAAAGCCTGCATCTGCTTTTAGCTCAGAAGAATCATCCCAATTTTTTTAAAAACCTGAACTGCGTAGTCATAGACGAATGGCATGAGTTGCTGAGCTCCAAACGGGGAGTCATGACCGAGCTGGCCTTAAGCCGAATCACAGCTTACAGCCCAAAACTCAGGATTTGGGGAATTACGGCTACGATTGGGAATCTGGATCAGGCGATGGAAGTGCTCATTCCCTACAATCTTAAAAAAACCAGGGTGGTTGCCCGTGAAAAAAAGAAAATTGAAATTCATTCTGTATTCCCGGACGATGTGGAGGTACTTCCCTGGGCAGGTCATCTGGGTACCAAACTTGTGGATAAGATTATCCCGATTATCATGGCCAGCAAAACAACCCTGATCTTCACCAATACCCGAAGTCAGGCCGAAATGTGGTATCAGGTTTTGCTGTCCGCAAATCCGGAGTTTGCAGGACAGTTGGCTATCCATCACAGTTCGGTGGATCGTGACATTCGGATATGGATTGAAGAGAATCTCTCCTCAGGTTATCTGAAGGCAGCGATATCAACCTCCTCACTGGATTTAGGGGTCGATTTCAAGCCGGTGGACACTGTCATTCAGATTGGGTCCAGTAAAGGGATTGCCAGGTTTCTGCAGCGGGCCGGCCGTAGTGGGCACTCGCCCTTTGAAACTTCCAAAATCTATTTCGTTCCTACACATTCACTGGAACTTATTGAGGTAGCTGCACTTAAAGAAGCAGTGAAGCAGAAACAGGTAGAGCCGCGCGAACCGCTTGTCCTCTGTTATGATGTCCTGATTCAGTATGTAATGACCTTAGCAGTAGGTACCGGTTTTGAGGAAGAAGAAACGTACCGCCAAATCTCACAAACCCACGCTTTCCGCGAATTCAGTCCCGCAGACTGGTCCTGGCTTCTGTCCTTCATTACCGTAGGAGGCAAACTTAAAAACTATGAGGAATACCATAAAGTAGTTATTCAGGACGGACTGTATAAGGTGACTTCCAGAAGGATCGCCATGCTGCACCGGATAAACATTGGTGCCATCGTGAGCGATTCCATGATGAAGGTTAAGTTCTTCGGAGGTGGTTATATCGGGATGATTGAGGAATATTTCATTTCAAAACTCAACAAAAACGATAAATTCGTGCTGGCCGGCCGTGTTTTGGAAGTTTCGCACATTAAAGAAATGACAGTGTATGTAAAAAATTCGTCCGGTAAAGCAATTGTACCCAGCTATTTAGGCGGGAGATTGCCATTATCATCTAATTTAAGTGGATTTTTGCGGGAGAAACTGTCCGAATCACTGAATGCCAAATCATCCGAAAAGGAGCTTACTTTCCTGCACCCGCTTTTGGTAAGTCAGCAGGAAAATTCGCACATACCCAATGAACATGAATTTCTGGTTGAAAAAATAAAGACCCGGGAAGGATTTCACCTGTTTATGTATCCGTTTGAAGGCAGGCTAATGCACGAGATCATAAGTGCCCTCGTAGCTTACAGGATTTCAAAAATTTCCCCAATCTCATTTTCGATGGCCATGAACGATTATGGTTTTGAACTCTTTTCCAAACTTGAAATCCCGGTAGATGAGGACAATGTTAATGACATTTTAAGCAAAGAAAATCTGATTCAGGACGTGCTGAGTTCAGTAAATTCAACAGAGATGGCCAGACGGAAATTCCGCGACATCGCAGTAATTTCCGGCATGGTGGTACGCAATTATCCGGGGCAGCAAAAGAACAATAAGAACCTTCAGGCATCAGCGGGTCTGATATTCAACGTACTGGAAGATCACGACCCTCAAAACCTGCTCCTGAAGCAGGCTTATGCAGAGGTTTTTTTCCAGCAGATAGATGAAGCACGTCTGGCCACCGCGTTTAACCGGATCCATGACAGCCAGATCATTCTAAAGGAGTCCAATACCTTCACCCCACTCAGTTTTCCCATAAAAGTGGACAGTTTGCGCCAAAGTTTGAGCAGCGAGGATCTCTCGGCAAGAATTTTGAGGCTTAAGGCGGAAGCCATGAAAAAACGGATGAGGAAATGA
- a CDS encoding pyridoxamine 5'-phosphate oxidase family protein, translating to MSDAISPKENLSNEEAIKKLKELAEGAGNCFFTTKINESTPHTRPMALQEVCDQGNLWFISSSESHKNEEISDDARVQLYFQNNSSYEYLYVLGTASIHKDKELIDKYWTSFANAWFDGKDDPRVTIIKVKPIDSYYYETKDNKVVAMAKMLFVAATGAKMEDGGVEGKLEV from the coding sequence ATGTCTGATGCTATTTCACCAAAAGAGAATTTATCCAATGAGGAAGCGATTAAAAAATTAAAAGAACTGGCCGAAGGTGCCGGGAACTGCTTTTTCACGACGAAGATTAACGAATCTACGCCTCACACGCGTCCAATGGCTTTGCAGGAAGTATGCGACCAGGGAAATCTATGGTTTATAAGCTCATCCGAAAGTCACAAGAACGAAGAAATCTCTGATGATGCCAGGGTGCAGCTGTATTTTCAAAATAACAGCAGCTATGAATACCTGTATGTGCTTGGTACCGCATCTATCCATAAAGACAAAGAGCTTATTGACAAATACTGGACTTCATTTGCCAATGCCTGGTTCGATGGAAAAGATGACCCGCGCGTTACCATAATTAAAGTGAAACCTATAGATTCTTATTACTACGAAACCAAGGACAACAAGGTTGTTGCAATGGCAAAAATGCTTTTTGTAGCTGCTACGGGTGCCAAAATGGAAGATGGCGGTGTAGAAGGAAAGCTTGAGGTTTAA
- a CDS encoding lipocalin family protein: MNSKKILIPLSLGLIGLFVFNSCKAKIPAGAEPVRNFDKERYLGKWYEIARLDFTWEKNLNNVTAEYGTKDNGNISVLNRGYDYKKDKWKESEGEAKPVGDATVGSLKVAFFKPFWAGYNVIDLEDYRYALVIGDSLDNMWILSREKTIPDDIKQRFLAKAKSIGYQTEDLIWVKHD, translated from the coding sequence ATGAATTCAAAGAAAATATTGATTCCCCTTTCTCTTGGCTTGATTGGATTATTTGTCTTTAACTCATGCAAAGCTAAAATACCTGCAGGTGCGGAGCCTGTAAGGAACTTTGACAAAGAGCGGTATCTGGGTAAGTGGTACGAAATTGCCAGACTGGATTTTACGTGGGAAAAAAACCTGAATAATGTAACCGCTGAATATGGCACCAAAGACAACGGAAATATAAGTGTCCTTAACCGCGGATATGACTATAAAAAGGACAAGTGGAAAGAATCTGAAGGCGAAGCAAAGCCGGTTGGTGACGCTACGGTGGGCAGTCTTAAAGTAGCCTTCTTCAAACCATTCTGGGCTGGGTATAATGTGATTGACCTCGAAGATTACAGATATGCCCTGGTTATTGGTGACAGTCTGGATAATATGTGGATCCTCTCCAGAGAAAAAACCATTCCGGACGATATAAAACAGAGATTTCTGGCTAAAGCCAAAAGTATAGGGTACCAAACTGAAGATCTTATTTGGGTAAAACACGATTAA
- the pdeM gene encoding ligase-associated DNA damage response endonuclease PdeM, whose amino-acid sequence MKLKSLTKKIHSQTLIFTNQRALYWAERQALIISDLHIGKTAYFRKNGIAVPSGILTDDLTRLAALLIHYSAKELIIVGDFLHVGRNADFRIFEVWLQEFSQLKIIIIKGNHDQIKAELMSVLPAEIHEEQLIIEPFKFIHVPDEESDNFTVSGHIHPGVSVKLERNKYISLPCFRYTERQLVLPAFSKFTGLDTKSCGDFHCIPFNDDLIFEM is encoded by the coding sequence ATGAAGCTGAAATCGCTCACAAAGAAAATTCACAGTCAGACACTGATATTTACCAATCAAAGGGCGCTCTACTGGGCAGAGCGTCAGGCACTGATCATCAGTGACCTGCATATCGGTAAAACTGCTTATTTCCGCAAGAACGGTATCGCAGTTCCTTCCGGCATCCTGACTGATGATCTCACACGGTTGGCCGCTTTACTTATTCACTATTCCGCCAAAGAACTTATTATTGTCGGTGATTTCCTGCATGTGGGACGCAACGCCGATTTCCGAATCTTCGAAGTCTGGCTGCAGGAATTTTCGCAGCTGAAAATAATAATAATCAAAGGAAACCACGATCAGATCAAGGCTGAATTAATGTCAGTCCTGCCCGCCGAAATCCATGAGGAGCAGCTGATAATTGAACCTTTTAAATTTATTCATGTTCCGGATGAAGAGAGCGATAATTTCACTGTTTCCGGTCACATTCATCCCGGGGTCAGTGTAAAACTGGAAAGAAATAAATACATAAGCCTTCCCTGTTTCAGGTATACCGAGAGGCAGTTGGTGCTTCCGGCTTTCAGCAAATTTACAGGTCTTGATACAAAAAGCTGTGGCGACTTTCACTGCATCCCGTTTAATGACGATCTTATATTTGAAATGTAG